The following proteins are encoded in a genomic region of Alnus glutinosa chromosome 8, dhAlnGlut1.1, whole genome shotgun sequence:
- the LOC133874791 gene encoding uncharacterized protein LOC133874791, with product MKFFLEFVSCCGSPGCCSRPGAAAAEEDETKWLEPSRPARRNRRRRRGRMGPTEAEPEWKPSLCAISEDSAVLVVMEKEKAADSRTVGSEERPRIVNRKGGSHVRVQVRTSYSDDYGRAHVPAVIPSFSPTPFMF from the exons ATGAAGTTCTTCTTGGAATTCGTCTCGTGCTGTGGGTCCCCAGGCTGTTGCTCGCGCCCGGGAGCGGCGGCGGCGGAGGAGGATGAGACGAAGTGGCTGGAGCCGTCGAGGCCGGCTCGTAGGAACCGGCGGAGGCGGCGGGGGCGGATGGGCCCCACAGAGGCCGAGCCGGAGTGGAAGCCTTCGCTGTGCGCGATCTCCGAGGACAGCGCGGTATTGGTGGTGATGGAGAAAGAGAAAGCCGCCGATAGTCGGACGGTGGGATCTGAGGAGCGTCCGAGGATTGTCAATAGGAAGGGTGGGTCCCATGTCCGGGTTCAAGTCCGTACTAGCTACAGCGACGATTACGG GCGAGCTCACGTTCCGGCGGTTATTCCGTCATTTTCTCCGACTCCATTCATGTTCTGA
- the LOC133874790 gene encoding organic cation/carnitine transporter 4, which yields MPATLASDYGDRSSDLRSPLIEPGKEAQPKSESEKICIDDMLLRHCGEFGPWQLKHFVLTSLAWALEAFHTMVMIFADREPAWRCTAVSGCDASASSVCGLDPGSWEWAGGSGSSTVAEWGLVCGDKYKVGLVQALFFGGCMIGAGIFGHLSDSFLGRKGSLTVVCILNAVFGCLTAFSPDYWTYVCLRLLTGFSTGGVGLCAYVLATEPVGPTKRGAAGMSTFYFFSTGIGLLSGIAYVFRSWRTLYIASSIPSLLFLVTVLPFISESPRWYLVRGKVKEAMKLMHSIAKSNGKHLPDGVMLALDEEVNNCSSYEQLETKEAISGSLVDVVRLKITRIRLFLIVAINFLCSVVYYGLSLNVVNLETNLYLNVLLNAVAEMPAFTITAVLLDRFGRKPLAIGTLWFSGVFCLLGSLVSSVGMWKVVRMVCGVLGIFGMAGTYNLLFIYAAELFPTVVRNAALGCATQAAQMGAITAPFVVVLGGGLPFLVFGVCGTVGGILAFYLPETLNKPLYDTMAGMEDKESGNCTSV from the exons ATGCCCGCCACGTTAGCATCAGATTACGGTGACCGGAGTTCCGATCTCCGGTCACCGCTGATAGAACCAGGAAAGGAAGCCCAACCCAAATCGGAATCCGAGAAGATCTGCATCGACGACATGCTGCTGAGGCACTGCGGCGAGTTCGGGCCGTGGCAGCTGAAGCACTTCGTGCTAACGAGCCTGGCTTGGGCGCTGGAGGCCTTCCACACCATGGTCATGATCTTCGCCGACCGCGAACCGGCTTGGAGGTGCACCGCCGTGTCCGGCTGCGACGCCTCTGCGAGCAGCGTCTGTGGGCTCGACCCGGGCTCGTGGGAGTGGGCCGGCGGCTCGGGAAGCTCGACGGTGGCGGAGTGGGGGTTGGTTTGTGGAGACAAGTACAAGGTTGGGTTGGTTCAGGCCTTGTTCTTTGGCGGCTGCATGATAG GTGCTGGGATATTTGGCCATCTTTCAGACTCCTTCCTAGGAAGAAAAGGCTCCCTAACAGTAGTTTGTATCCTAAACGCTGTCTTCGGTTGCTTGACAGCCTTTTCCCCAGACTACTGGACCTATGTCTGTCTTCGGCTCCTAACTGGTTTCAGCACAGGCGGTGTTGGCCTTTGTGCTTACGTCCTAGCCACCGAACCTGTCGGCCCCACGAAGCGCGGGGCTGCCGGGATGTCCACATTCTACTTCTTCTCAACCGGAATTGGGTTACTCTCCGGCATAGCCTACGTTTTCCGATCATGGCGTACTCTATATATTGCTTCCTCCATCCCCTCCCTTCTCTTCCTCGTCACCGTCCTTCCTTTCATCTCTGAGTCTCCGAGATGGTACCTCGTTCGAGGAAAAGTGAAGGAGGCCATGAAACTCATGCACTCCATTGCTAAATCCAACGGAAAACACCTTCCTGATGGGGTTATGTTGGCGCTGGACGAAGAAGTGAATAACTGTTCAAGCTATGAGCAATTAGAAACCAAAGAAGCAATAAGCGGGTCTCTAGTAGATGTGGTTCGCTTAAAAATCACTCGCATCCGTCTATTTCTCATCGTCGCCATTAATTTCTTGTGCTCTGTTGTGTACTACGGTCTTAGCCTTAACGTTGTCAACCTTGAAACAAATCTCTACCTCAACGTGCTCCTTAACGCAGTGGCGGAAATGCCAGCTTTTACAATCACGGCAGTTTTGCTGGACAGGTTTGGAAGGAAGCCGTTGGCAATAGGGACGTTATGGTTTAGTGGGGTTTTCTGCCTCTTGGGGAGCTTAGTGAGCAGCGTTGGGATGTGGAAGGTAGTGAGGATGGTTTGTGGGGTATTGGGGATCTTTGGGATGGCCGGGACTTACAACTTGCTGTTTATTTATGCCGCCGAACTGTTTCCGACGGTGGTTAGAAACGCAGCGCTAGGATGTGCAACACAGGCTGCTCAAATGGGAGCGATAACAGCACCGTTTGTGGTGGTTTTGGGTGGTGGCTTGCCGTTTCTGGTGTTCGGAGTGTGTGGTACCGTGGGAGGGATACTTGCTTTTTACCTGCCGGAGACATTAAATAAACCCCTGTATGACACTATGGCAGGAATGGAGGATAAGGAAAGTGGCAATTGCACTAGTGTTTGA